A stretch of Cygnus olor isolate bCygOlo1 chromosome 16, bCygOlo1.pri.v2, whole genome shotgun sequence DNA encodes these proteins:
- the CCNDBP1 gene encoding cyclin-D1-binding protein 1 isoform X2: MEAREALQELRAALRAVLARVRGRTFKEASQEATKLSLAFSRSPLPSAENCQKLSEDVQNAILAVATVYYWLPKGQGTTLRKMVRDATTEVVEGMIQLTETILISPLESLSQEQLISTGGVWEACEQVSSLPRNNQAAVVSALAACLSVVKDALEEMENIVFYLSSWVLLEWMLGSELSEYLYSQALVEGQDPYSDITEDEELGFRGNRDTYWSEADRKLLSSCMGLIKASKACLKKVLSVVKAYGKAESPEQIAQLDDLADIANEISPSVDELALSMYPPVNQLAVRLNAAKLASVLKKVLEITKTSHVCPPSEEGWVQFLIGAVDHNMDKIKNFTQGEL, encoded by the exons ATGGAGGCGCGGGAGGCGCTGCAGGAGCTGCGCGCGGCGCTGCGCGCGGTGTTGGCGCGGGTCAGAG GTCGGACATTCAAAGAAGCATCACAAGAAGCTACAAAGCTCAGTCTGGCTTTCTCAAGGTCTCCACTGCCTTCTGCAGAG AATTGTCAGAAGCTGAGCGAAGATGTCCAAAATGCCATTCTTGCAGTTGCCACAGTGTACTACTGGCTCCCCAAGGGCCAAG GTACTACTCTTCGGAAGATGGTACGAGATGCTACCACTGAAGTAGTGGAAGGAATGATCCAACTCACAGAAACTATTCTCATTTCTCCATTGGAGAG cttgtCTCAGGAACAGCTTATATCAACTGGTGGTGTGTGGGAAGCATGCGAGCAAGTGTCCAGCCTGCCACGAA ataaCCAGGCAGCAGTTGTGTCAGCTCTGGCTGCCTGTCTGAGTGTGGTCAAGGATGCTCTGGAGGAGATGGAAAAT ATCGTATTTTACCTTTCCTCCTGGGTATTGCTGGAATGGATGTTAGGTTCTGAGTTGTCAGAGTATCTGTATTCTCAGGCCCTGGTGGAAGGGCAAGACCCCTACAGTGATATCACGGAAGATGAAGAGCTTGGCTTTCGGGGCAACAGAGATACCTATTGGTCAGAAGCTGACCGGAAACTGCTTAGCTCCTGCATGGGATTAATAAAGGCTTCCAAAGCTTGCCTGAAGAAGGTCTTGAGTGTAGTGAAGGCTTATGGCAAAGCTGAATCTCCAGAGCAGATTGCTCAGCTGGATGACCTTGCAGACATTGCTAATGAGATCAGTCCAAG TGTTGATGAGTTGGCACTGAGCATGTATCCACCTGTGAACCAGTTGGCCGTGCGACTCAAC gCTGCTAAGTTGGCCTCAGTGTTAAAGAAAGTCTTAGAGATTACAAA GACAAGCCATGTCTGTCCACCATCAGAGGAAGGCTGGGTGCAGTTTCTGATTGGTGCAGTAGATCACAACATGGACAAAATCAAGAACTTCACACAGGGTGAACTTTAG
- the CCNDBP1 gene encoding cyclin-D1-binding protein 1 isoform X1, with product MEAREALQELRAALRAVLARVREGEPGEGREPFEPPRFWDALGRTFKEASQEATKLSLAFSRSPLPSAENCQKLSEDVQNAILAVATVYYWLPKGQGTTLRKMVRDATTEVVEGMIQLTETILISPLESLSQEQLISTGGVWEACEQVSSLPRNNQAAVVSALAACLSVVKDALEEMENIVFYLSSWVLLEWMLGSELSEYLYSQALVEGQDPYSDITEDEELGFRGNRDTYWSEADRKLLSSCMGLIKASKACLKKVLSVVKAYGKAESPEQIAQLDDLADIANEISPSVDELALSMYPPVNQLAVRLNAAKLASVLKKVLEITKTSHVCPPSEEGWVQFLIGAVDHNMDKIKNFTQGEL from the exons ATGGAGGCGCGGGAGGCGCTGCAGGAGCTGCGCGCGGCGCTGCGCGCGGTGTTGGCGCGGGTCAGAG AGGGCGAACCGGGCGAAGGCCGCGAGCCGTTCGAGCCTCCGCGCTTCTGGGACGCGCTAG GTCGGACATTCAAAGAAGCATCACAAGAAGCTACAAAGCTCAGTCTGGCTTTCTCAAGGTCTCCACTGCCTTCTGCAGAG AATTGTCAGAAGCTGAGCGAAGATGTCCAAAATGCCATTCTTGCAGTTGCCACAGTGTACTACTGGCTCCCCAAGGGCCAAG GTACTACTCTTCGGAAGATGGTACGAGATGCTACCACTGAAGTAGTGGAAGGAATGATCCAACTCACAGAAACTATTCTCATTTCTCCATTGGAGAG cttgtCTCAGGAACAGCTTATATCAACTGGTGGTGTGTGGGAAGCATGCGAGCAAGTGTCCAGCCTGCCACGAA ataaCCAGGCAGCAGTTGTGTCAGCTCTGGCTGCCTGTCTGAGTGTGGTCAAGGATGCTCTGGAGGAGATGGAAAAT ATCGTATTTTACCTTTCCTCCTGGGTATTGCTGGAATGGATGTTAGGTTCTGAGTTGTCAGAGTATCTGTATTCTCAGGCCCTGGTGGAAGGGCAAGACCCCTACAGTGATATCACGGAAGATGAAGAGCTTGGCTTTCGGGGCAACAGAGATACCTATTGGTCAGAAGCTGACCGGAAACTGCTTAGCTCCTGCATGGGATTAATAAAGGCTTCCAAAGCTTGCCTGAAGAAGGTCTTGAGTGTAGTGAAGGCTTATGGCAAAGCTGAATCTCCAGAGCAGATTGCTCAGCTGGATGACCTTGCAGACATTGCTAATGAGATCAGTCCAAG TGTTGATGAGTTGGCACTGAGCATGTATCCACCTGTGAACCAGTTGGCCGTGCGACTCAAC gCTGCTAAGTTGGCCTCAGTGTTAAAGAAAGTCTTAGAGATTACAAA GACAAGCCATGTCTGTCCACCATCAGAGGAAGGCTGGGTGCAGTTTCTGATTGGTGCAGTAGATCACAACATGGACAAAATCAAGAACTTCACACAGGGTGAACTTTAG
- the CCNDBP1 gene encoding cyclin-D1-binding protein 1 isoform X3 — translation MEAREALQELRAALRAVLARVREGEPGEGREPFEPPRFWDALGRTFKEASQEATKLSLAFSRSPLPSAENCQKLSEDVQNAILAVATVYYWLPKGQGTTLRKMVRDATTEVVEGMIQLTETILISPLESLSQEQLISTGGVWEACEQVSSLPRNNQAAVVSALAACLSVVKDALEEMENALVEGQDPYSDITEDEELGFRGNRDTYWSEADRKLLSSCMGLIKASKACLKKVLSVVKAYGKAESPEQIAQLDDLADIANEISPSVDELALSMYPPVNQLAVRLNAAKLASVLKKVLEITKTSHVCPPSEEGWVQFLIGAVDHNMDKIKNFTQGEL, via the exons ATGGAGGCGCGGGAGGCGCTGCAGGAGCTGCGCGCGGCGCTGCGCGCGGTGTTGGCGCGGGTCAGAG AGGGCGAACCGGGCGAAGGCCGCGAGCCGTTCGAGCCTCCGCGCTTCTGGGACGCGCTAG GTCGGACATTCAAAGAAGCATCACAAGAAGCTACAAAGCTCAGTCTGGCTTTCTCAAGGTCTCCACTGCCTTCTGCAGAG AATTGTCAGAAGCTGAGCGAAGATGTCCAAAATGCCATTCTTGCAGTTGCCACAGTGTACTACTGGCTCCCCAAGGGCCAAG GTACTACTCTTCGGAAGATGGTACGAGATGCTACCACTGAAGTAGTGGAAGGAATGATCCAACTCACAGAAACTATTCTCATTTCTCCATTGGAGAG cttgtCTCAGGAACAGCTTATATCAACTGGTGGTGTGTGGGAAGCATGCGAGCAAGTGTCCAGCCTGCCACGAA ataaCCAGGCAGCAGTTGTGTCAGCTCTGGCTGCCTGTCTGAGTGTGGTCAAGGATGCTCTGGAGGAGATGGAAAAT GCCCTGGTGGAAGGGCAAGACCCCTACAGTGATATCACGGAAGATGAAGAGCTTGGCTTTCGGGGCAACAGAGATACCTATTGGTCAGAAGCTGACCGGAAACTGCTTAGCTCCTGCATGGGATTAATAAAGGCTTCCAAAGCTTGCCTGAAGAAGGTCTTGAGTGTAGTGAAGGCTTATGGCAAAGCTGAATCTCCAGAGCAGATTGCTCAGCTGGATGACCTTGCAGACATTGCTAATGAGATCAGTCCAAG TGTTGATGAGTTGGCACTGAGCATGTATCCACCTGTGAACCAGTTGGCCGTGCGACTCAAC gCTGCTAAGTTGGCCTCAGTGTTAAAGAAAGTCTTAGAGATTACAAA GACAAGCCATGTCTGTCCACCATCAGAGGAAGGCTGGGTGCAGTTTCTGATTGGTGCAGTAGATCACAACATGGACAAAATCAAGAACTTCACACAGGGTGAACTTTAG